A stretch of DNA from Pyxicephalus adspersus chromosome 5, UCB_Pads_2.0, whole genome shotgun sequence:
CATCTACAGCATTAGAAACTATAGGTCTTTTTGAATGTGGAGAgacaggtctttactgcagcatGTCAATGGCCTTCTGCATATCAGCAGTGTGTCTGCTGGGCTGAAATTTGCAAGGGGCACCCAAAGTAGTGAGAAATGCCTGACCctggaaatacaaatatatccaCATATACTAAATGTTCCTTGTCAGCCCTTTGCCCATATTCACATAAAGCAAGATTTATGAGATGCCTCAACCATGTGAAATGTCATGCTTCACTAAAAAGTGCCACATTGGTGAGAAGAGTCAAATTACATTGGATTTGGGTCCTTCAAGGAAAAAGTATTAGCATAGCATATGCTTTATATCAATTTAACATCACAATTGTGATCTTTATCTTATCTCcacaaatgatttatatttttcacaCAGTACAAGTAAACAGATGGGGGTTTACTGCAGATGGAGATGCAAGAgccaatgggtctaatttattaaagctctcccaatgGTGAagaagatgcacttttatcagtgaacctgggtgatccagcaaacttagaatgccTTTTTTAAGGGTCacttgatatttgttagcaaatgttttttcaacactggaccagatcaatttcaggtttgctggatgacgcaggtttactgatgaaagtgtatcttctccagttttggaaaactttaataaatcatacccagtATGTTAATGTGCAATGACAGATTGTATGGTTATAAAAGATAGATGAAGTTCACCAATCACCATTTCTAAATGCAGGGGTGGTTTACAGCAAAGAGTGAAGACTGCAATCTGCTCTTTAGTATACACCACAGCACAAGGCAATGCCAATTCGTTAATATCATGCCGAGGAGTAAAGCTCCAGTATTTAGAGGCAAATGCTAATAGTGACTGCCCTTTGGAGGTTTGTGAACCAAGTTTTCCTGTTTTAAGGCaatcattttgtacttttatacaCAGATATTGAATGAAAGTATATAAAATTTGACTATTGTGGTGCTGTAGTTACAgtatttttgcctattttttttaatgttttggtaaGGGTACCACTCGGTTATAATTACCAGAATGAGATTTTCATATGTAGCAATACAGTATAGTTTgggctttattttattatcaaagtgctggcagtaaaatataaaagcacaaaaacagaatttctaccagatttttattttaaaatagaaaaaaaatacagaaaaacagaagaaattgTGTCTATTCGCTGTCCCTTCTTCTTTTATGGCCACGGTATCTATCTTCAGTCCTGAAATTTAAGAAACAAccaactcaataaaaaaaaatctatgcggTCAGAAAGAAGATGTGCCGAAACAAGGTAAGAAACTTCAtttttgaaggcaaaacacagctACATGAATAGAACTTAGGTCCGCTGTAACCAAATTAAAATTTGCGTCTAGAGTTCCACTTTTcaagaaaattagaaaattaaaatagattaTGGTCTGCAGCAATAGGCTTTTGGAAAGCTCAGAAGTAATTATCCCATTTAAGTAATTAAGAACTAGAAGTATAAAGATGTATTCTAAAAGAGGTCACAGGCAGTTTAGAAGAACGTCAACCATGATTATAATGCACCAGTCTCTAAAGATCAGTAGTGTCTCAAACTAATCTCCAATACAAGACGCTACAAAACCGTGTGCAAATAATCCTGAAAGTGTTGTACTCTTGTTTTATTTTGGTATGGCATGCTAGTTGTACATTAGAAGATGAGACCATCAGCTaggggtgcaaaaaaaaaaaacaaaaaaaaaaaaaaagtaaattaaaaaaacttgccTGTCTTTTTTAGATCTAAAACCACGGTCTTTTTCCCTGCTTCTACGTTTGTGTGGACTCCTGCTGCGCTCCCTCCTGTGGCTCGATCGACGCTTGCCTCTTTGACTTTCCTCAGATTGTCTGGACTCAACAGATGGAGATCTCTGCTGCTCCTTTCTGTACATAGAAATGTTATAAAGATTAGAAGTTAATCCCTTAAAATATAAGTGTATTGCAATAAAAGTAAAGTTCAAAATAATTAGTTATACAGTATGATTTTATCATAAACATATGGGACTCCAACTCCTAAAGCATTACTTAATATTGATAGCAGGATAATTTATTTGAATACTACAAGCCTATTACTATCCAATACACAATACATGGTGCCATAGAAAAGCAAGTTTTTTGCACGTAccaaaatacattgattttttttaatttaatttataaatgagGTAATTTTTCATAGGCAAATAGCATTTTGGTTTACCTATTAATTGAGGAGGAAGAAACCGAGGAGCTAGCTTCATCATGCATTTCATCACGCCAGTCACTGCTCAGCTCTTCCATATGAACATTGATGACATCTCGCATTATCtgtggtaaaacaaaaataaagctgtGAATAAAATGAAGAGATTGATAGACACACTCACTATAGAAATGCACATTTGAGGGATTTTAAAGAATCTTAAATATGCAACTGTTACTTTGATAATTTTTCTCTCCACCTAAAATCTACTTATGGAACCCACCACCTTCACAGATATACAGCATCAGATACTATACCTCCTACACTGCATATCATTTGCCAGTATAGATTCTGACACTCCTGGTATTGGAATTTCTAATAATGTAAGTCTTTTGTCCTTTCTTAATTTCCATTATGTCTGAGTACTTCCCCTCAAACTAAATCTATGTacttgtcagatgattctcgaccGATACAAGCTGGAAAGGCTTGCCACGGACGAGACTCTGACGTGTACATCAGACTCTGAGACCGTCTGACATTGTTCATGATCCATGAATGACATAAAAAGAACAGcctcaatggaagtgaagggaggagagtgcagtgCAGAGTATTACCTCAGTGTAAGATTTCTTTGTTATGTGAACATTCTTTGCCCTGTAAGACTGTCGTCTCCTTTTGTAGTCCCTCATTTCTGCCATGATTTCAAGATGGGACTTTGGACACTTCTGGTCATCATCTTTAAAGATATTACAGGCATGGATGAGTTAAGTTTAATACTAGGAAAACAATGATTTTCTTCCCAAAACAAAAagagtcacaaaaaaaaacaaaaaaacatgaaacggAGTGTcttacataaaaagaataaaaagaagtagGAGCATATACCTTGTTTGATTTTGGCAGTTAAATCCTCAAACAGATCTGCTTCATTTAACTCAGATCTATCCAGCTTTGTCTCTTTTGTGACATAGTCATAGATGGCAAGGCGATCGGCAGATGATAAATCACAAATTGCACGCTTGTGATTCAGAGGAACTTCAACAGGCGTAGATGAATAAACACCTAAAGCAAGTGCATAAGATCCATTTAAATAGCACAAAATAGGATAGGTTTAATTTTAAATCACAATATAAAGGCAAGTAAAATCAAAGCAAGAAAATAGTATTTGCTGGATAATCTGATCCAAACTGTATTACCAGGTATTTTAGGTAACAAAAAGGACTTTCAAgataaatgttacatatttaaaaaaatattagtggcTTCCAGAGACCTTATATAACTTAGGTCATATGACTGTGCAGGAGTACCTTGAAAATAGCAAACCTTGTAGTGTGTTCCTAGCAGTGGTTGGTTGGTACTTACCAAAAGTGGTGCAAGTAAAGACAATAGGTGAACTTGTGTCTGGGCCATAGGTACCCAAAAATAATctatgtgtgtgggggggggggggaggtgtgtgtgtgtgggccTCTTAGGAAACCTTCACCAGACATCGGTGAATAATCCACTCGTATTTAGCCTGGAGTAATTTAGGCTGATGTCAATCAACATTAGCATGTTTACttacaaacccttttttttaaaaaatgcagtttaaaataCAGGTATAAGAAAAGGTAAAGATCtgcacaaataaacataaaagcagCATACCAAAACAGACAAAAGGCACAGAAGAATAATATGTCCAAAACTACAGTATTGTGGGGAAAAGTGTTAGGCAACAGCAGagatttataaatacaccatCCATTCTATAAATTCTTTGTGGATACCCACCatgtcttataaaaaaaatagtgtggtAAAAAAAGGTCAAAGAGTTCACCCTATTTTAATTTTCTAGTGACCCCAGTGACAAATCCTCTTTGCACTTTTTCTGCCCACCTTAGAACCCTTTCAGAAAAAAGGACATTTACAGGTCCCAGACACACAGCAGGCTATCGCAACACAGAACAGGTAAACACTTTTGTACCCGGCTGCAGTGCAAATCGTCAAACAACCAAAAGGAACTTGCTGCTTTTAGGAAAGTGCATTGCCACTAGCAAAAAAGGATAATATAATGCATATCCAAGTGAACAACGAAAATGTACAGGAGTATtaggaaagggaaaaaaggaggaGGCTAAATAAGACTAATGCCCATGGGGTATCCATTTCTCTACTAGTATACCTGTgggaaagaatttaaaaaagttagaaagTGTGAAcctcaaaataaaattaatgaacCCATAAGTGTAATTATTAAAGATTTAATTCCTAAGAAATAAGGATAAAGCACAGATGCAGCATGGCTTCCAATCATTCTGAAGTAACATGAAAAAGAAGGGCTGTCTGGTTTACAAGATCATTAGGTTTACAAATAAACCCAACCACCAAGAACTGGTCAAATGCTAGTCAGTGCTTGTTCATTGCATGCAGCGAGGTAATGATGTGGTTACCATTTCCTTCCTGCCAGCAACCATGACTGTTGTAGACACTCCTTGCAGCATCTCACCCACAACACTGTATAACATTGGAATGGTAGGGTGTAGTTTACAATTGATTACAGACTGTTTCTGGAAACAATTCAATGCTAATCTTTAGTTTAGCTTATAAACATACACAAGCCCAGCCCACTTTATATCAGTCATGCCTTaagactattatttttttaactgattgaTAACAAAGGCAGGTCATTTAAAAAGGATATCACTTGAAAAAGGATACTGCACATAAGCACAGTGGTTCTGTGAAATTTCAAGATTTATCCCGAATTATACTCACCACTGCTGTAAAAAGGAAAGAGAATCAACAGAGatattgtttaaatgaaaatacaaagagtaataaaaaacacttttactgtaTGCATTCCTTCCACTGCtaataaattaactttattacttttaaagaTTTCCCATTCTTTTACTATTCAATTCCCACcaattagttatatatattttgcatgccCTTAATCTATTAAATTGACACATCAGTTAAGTTTTGAATGGCAGAAGAACCATACTTCTTCGTACTACAGGTAAGAATCCACTGTAATACCTATTAATAGTAAATCAGGCAATAAATCGTCTGCTGATACCCAAGCAGCTGACCACACAAGCTGTAAATATGTGTGATACAAACCAGTTCCATCTAGTGGCTGGAATAGGCATTGCAGCTCACTAAAGACACTAAGGGAAATAGCCTCCAGTTCAAAGAATGCTTGTGTCTAGAAACATAAGAGGCTGCAACTGCACAACTCCTTCTAAAAacgattattttttttacttctttacttcAGCTGCTCTAGGtgaattttaaaatactaaaaccagACATCTAAAGACTAGATAGACAATaggaaaatgtctttgtatataataaataaagcataagGTTCACCTAACTGAACTCCCCTTTAACAGCCTGTGttcaccaggtaaaaaaatgtgaaacaccTGGATCATATCATATGGGTTTTAGAGGTAGAATGCAACACATTCCCCTTCCTCCCACAATGAAGCTCTGGGTGCCTGAGGGCCCCTCACACTGTGAAAGCTCCAACCAAAGTGATGTGGAGCTTACAGAGGTCAGGAGAAGAGTCTGTGT
This window harbors:
- the SNRNP48 gene encoding U11/U12 small nuclear ribonucleoprotein 48 kDa protein isoform X1 → MESLAADNRHNLLQELKEYTERCQSRLSELLRELGWEESCQKKEQETAICPYDSNHRIPVSSLEKHVGVCRLRKLGYSKEEVTTEAYDPKFFYENAKKPCIVLDKTKQFEIIKEAKASAPNTSEDGLWEKSVYSSTPVEVPLNHKRAICDLSSADRLAIYDYVTKETKLDRSELNEADLFEDLTAKIKQDDDQKCPKSHLEIMAEMRDYKRRRQSYRAKNVHITKKSYTEIMRDVINVHMEELSSDWRDEMHDEASSSVSSSSINRKEQQRSPSVESRQSEESQRGKRRSSHRRERSRSPHKRRSREKDRGFRSKKDRTEDRYRGHKRRRDSE
- the SNRNP48 gene encoding U11/U12 small nuclear ribonucleoprotein 48 kDa protein isoform X2; protein product: MESLAADNRHNLLQELKEYTERCQSRLSELLRELGWEESCQKKEQETAICPYDSNHRIPVSSLEKHVGVCRLRKLGYSKEETEAYDPKFFYENAKKPCIVLDKTKQFEIIKEAKASAPNTSEDGLWEKSVYSSTPVEVPLNHKRAICDLSSADRLAIYDYVTKETKLDRSELNEADLFEDLTAKIKQDDDQKCPKSHLEIMAEMRDYKRRRQSYRAKNVHITKKSYTEIMRDVINVHMEELSSDWRDEMHDEASSSVSSSSINRKEQQRSPSVESRQSEESQRGKRRSSHRRERSRSPHKRRSREKDRGFRSKKDRTEDRYRGHKRRRDSE